A single Sphingopyxis chilensis DNA region contains:
- a CDS encoding DUF885 domain-containing protein: MRFALALMLAPIWPLAVMPAPAMAEAAPATTQDEALLRFLDDAFDARIALQPESQTQLGLKSDYDRLDDYTDAAAVREQELLERQLKEMRARFRPEQLGPSARVSYRLFEYDVERRRESFRFRKLRFPVTTSGSPAGDIPVLLINNHKVDSVADAEAYIGRLRDTDRVMREVAATMREQAAAGAVPNKVNFAPARADAKKILVGAPFDAGADSTLLADFGKKVGALDASDAVKAKLITDAAAALTGPFKHGYDVLIAAIDEIEPRSKGNFGVWSLPGGEAYYADRLKTSTTTDLTADQIHELGLKQVAAIREEMEAIKREVGFAGTLEQFFDHIRTDPKLKYPNTQGGREAYLADARAVIAAAMAAAPRYFSVLPKAALEVRAVEKWREATASTAFYNPPSADGSRPGIYYVNLVDMNQTQKVQVAAIAAHEGAPGHHFQIARQQELAGIPKFRKFGGYGAYIEGWGLYSERLANEMGVYKTPYDRFGMLSLQVWRAIRLVLDTGIHSKRWTREQAIAYFRTNSSVADTDIAREVDRYFNWPGQATSYMVGQLKIAELRERAERELGPRFDIREFHEAVLSEGALPLNILEEQVAAYIASKR, from the coding sequence ATGCGTTTCGCCCTTGCCCTGATGTTGGCCCCCATATGGCCGCTTGCGGTCATGCCCGCCCCGGCGATGGCCGAGGCGGCGCCGGCGACGACGCAGGACGAGGCGCTGCTCCGCTTTCTCGACGACGCTTTCGACGCGCGGATCGCGCTTCAGCCCGAAAGCCAGACGCAGCTCGGGCTCAAGAGCGATTACGACCGGCTCGACGATTATACCGACGCCGCCGCGGTGCGCGAACAGGAACTGCTCGAACGACAGCTGAAGGAAATGCGCGCGCGCTTCCGCCCCGAACAATTGGGGCCGAGCGCGCGCGTCAGCTACCGACTGTTCGAATATGACGTCGAGCGGCGCCGCGAATCCTTCCGCTTCCGCAAGCTGCGCTTCCCGGTCACGACCAGCGGCAGCCCGGCGGGCGATATTCCGGTGTTGCTGATCAACAATCACAAGGTCGACAGCGTCGCCGATGCCGAGGCTTATATCGGGCGTCTGCGCGACACCGACCGCGTGATGCGCGAGGTCGCCGCCACGATGCGCGAACAGGCGGCGGCGGGCGCCGTGCCCAACAAGGTCAACTTCGCGCCCGCGCGTGCCGATGCGAAGAAGATCCTCGTCGGCGCGCCGTTCGACGCTGGAGCGGATTCGACATTGCTCGCAGACTTCGGGAAAAAGGTCGGCGCGCTCGACGCGTCCGACGCGGTCAAGGCAAAGCTGATCACCGATGCAGCTGCGGCGCTGACGGGTCCGTTCAAGCACGGCTATGACGTCCTCATCGCCGCGATCGACGAGATCGAACCCCGGTCAAAGGGCAATTTCGGCGTGTGGAGCCTGCCCGGCGGCGAGGCCTATTATGCCGACCGGCTGAAGACTTCGACGACGACCGACCTCACCGCCGACCAGATCCACGAGCTCGGGCTGAAGCAGGTCGCGGCGATCCGGGAGGAAATGGAGGCGATCAAGCGCGAGGTCGGTTTTGCAGGCACGCTCGAGCAATTCTTCGATCATATCCGGACCGACCCCAAGCTCAAATATCCGAACACGCAAGGCGGGCGCGAAGCCTATCTTGCCGATGCGCGCGCGGTGATCGCCGCGGCGATGGCGGCGGCGCCGCGCTATTTCAGCGTGCTGCCCAAGGCGGCGCTCGAGGTGCGCGCGGTCGAAAAGTGGCGCGAGGCGACCGCTTCGACCGCCTTCTATAACCCGCCGTCGGCGGACGGATCGCGGCCCGGCATCTACTACGTCAATCTCGTCGACATGAACCAGACGCAAAAGGTCCAGGTCGCGGCGATCGCCGCGCACGAGGGGGCGCCGGGGCATCATTTTCAGATCGCGCGGCAACAGGAGCTGGCCGGCATCCCGAAGTTCCGCAAATTCGGCGGATACGGCGCCTATATCGAAGGATGGGGGCTCTATTCGGAACGGCTCGCGAACGAGATGGGCGTGTACAAGACTCCATATGACCGGTTCGGCATGTTGTCGCTGCAGGTCTGGCGGGCGATCCGGCTGGTGCTCGACACCGGCATCCACTCGAAGCGGTGGACGCGCGAGCAGGCGATCGCCTATTTCCGCACGAACAGCTCGGTCGCCGACACCGACATCGCGCGCGAGGTCGACCGCTATTTCAACTGGCCCGGACAGGCGACGAGCTACATGGTCGGGCAATTGAAGATCGCCGAGCTGCGCGAGCGCGCCGAACGCGAACTCGGACCGCGCTTCGATATTCGCGAATTCCACGAAGCGGTGCTGAGCGAGGGCGCGCTGCCGCTGAACATCCTCGAGGAACAGGTCGCCGCTTATATCGCGTCGAAGCGATAA
- a CDS encoding glycoside hydrolase family 2 protein — MRSLLITASLLALAPLAAQAQTAAPPADDAVYTGELTTRWGREVTPENAWRLYPRPQMVRERWVNLNGLWDYAIAPKAAERPATMDGQILVPFPVESKLSRVARKVTPDDRIWYRRSFTVPADWRGENVMLNFGAVDYEATVRVNGSVVGSHKGGFDAFGFDITPYLKAGENELVVEVTDPTSAGTQPRGKQILDPAGIWYTAVSGIWQTVWIEPVPKLHIAEVRATPDIDRGTVDVAVALSGWANDTDAVRLTASAGGKPIASTIIRANRQATLAIPDAHLWSPDDPHLYDLKAELVTIADPYAGEAERDRKAYDSRFTDHESRVYAKAQVQGAPRDSVAAYFAMRKVSIGPGRVAGQPAILLNNKPLFQHGTLDQGWWPDGLYTPPSEEAMKSDIVFLKKAGFNMLRKHIKVEPARYYHDADRLGMLIWQDMPSGGGEDQYLAGTSQYQAIFPSETLAEQQKQLSEMVGELRAFPSIVTWVVNNEGWGQYDSATLARFVKGLDPSRLVNANSGWLDVAPGASEMLDIHTYEDVPRTPPLQTNRAIVLGEYGGVGFPVPGHIWKPGKGNWSYQVAQDEKEYLVRFRRKMEGVIRQAKENGLSASVYTQTTDVEDEINGLLTYDRAVPKAPAEALAKIAAPLWTTPAPD; from the coding sequence ATGCGCAGCCTTCTGATCACCGCATCCCTTCTTGCCCTCGCGCCGCTTGCGGCGCAGGCGCAGACCGCCGCACCGCCCGCCGACGATGCCGTCTACACCGGCGAGCTGACGACGCGCTGGGGCAGGGAGGTCACCCCTGAAAACGCGTGGCGGCTCTATCCGCGTCCGCAGATGGTGCGCGAACGCTGGGTCAATCTCAACGGTCTGTGGGACTATGCGATCGCGCCCAAGGCCGCCGAGCGTCCGGCGACGATGGACGGTCAGATCCTCGTGCCCTTTCCGGTCGAGTCCAAGCTGTCGCGCGTCGCGCGCAAGGTGACGCCCGACGACCGAATCTGGTATCGCCGCAGCTTCACCGTCCCCGCCGACTGGCGCGGCGAGAATGTCATGCTCAACTTCGGCGCGGTCGATTATGAGGCGACGGTGCGCGTCAACGGATCGGTCGTCGGATCGCACAAGGGCGGCTTCGACGCCTTCGGTTTCGACATCACCCCCTATCTCAAGGCCGGCGAGAACGAGCTGGTCGTCGAGGTCACCGACCCGACGAGCGCGGGGACGCAGCCGCGCGGCAAGCAGATTCTCGATCCCGCGGGCATCTGGTACACCGCGGTCAGCGGCATCTGGCAGACGGTGTGGATCGAGCCGGTGCCGAAGCTCCATATCGCCGAGGTGCGCGCGACCCCCGATATCGATCGCGGCACCGTCGATGTCGCGGTGGCGCTCTCGGGCTGGGCCAACGACACCGACGCGGTGCGCTTGACCGCGAGCGCGGGCGGCAAGCCGATCGCCTCGACGATCATTCGCGCCAACCGGCAGGCGACGCTCGCGATCCCGGACGCGCATCTCTGGTCGCCCGACGATCCCCATCTCTATGACCTCAAGGCCGAACTGGTGACGATCGCCGATCCCTATGCGGGCGAGGCCGAGCGCGACCGCAAGGCTTATGACTCGCGCTTCACCGACCACGAAAGCCGCGTCTATGCGAAGGCGCAGGTTCAGGGGGCGCCGCGCGACAGCGTCGCCGCCTATTTCGCGATGCGCAAAGTGTCGATCGGCCCCGGCCGCGTTGCGGGGCAACCCGCGATCCTGCTCAACAACAAGCCGCTCTTCCAGCACGGCACGCTCGATCAGGGCTGGTGGCCCGACGGGCTCTACACACCGCCGTCCGAAGAGGCGATGAAGAGCGACATCGTCTTCCTGAAGAAGGCGGGGTTCAACATGCTCAGGAAGCATATCAAGGTCGAACCCGCGCGCTATTATCACGACGCCGACCGGCTCGGGATGCTGATCTGGCAGGACATGCCCTCGGGCGGCGGCGAGGATCAATATCTCGCCGGCACCAGCCAGTATCAGGCGATTTTCCCTTCGGAAACGCTCGCCGAGCAGCAGAAGCAATTGTCCGAAATGGTCGGCGAACTGCGGGCCTTTCCTTCGATCGTCACCTGGGTCGTCAACAACGAAGGGTGGGGTCAATATGATTCGGCGACGCTCGCGCGCTTCGTGAAGGGGCTTGATCCCTCGCGACTGGTGAACGCCAATTCGGGCTGGCTCGACGTCGCGCCGGGGGCGTCGGAGATGCTCGACATCCACACCTATGAAGACGTGCCGAGGACGCCGCCGCTTCAGACGAATCGCGCGATCGTGCTCGGCGAATATGGCGGCGTCGGCTTTCCCGTGCCGGGCCATATCTGGAAACCGGGCAAGGGCAATTGGAGCTATCAGGTCGCGCAGGACGAGAAGGAATATCTCGTCCGTTTCCGCCGCAAGATGGAAGGCGTGATCCGCCAGGCAAAGGAGAATGGGCTCAGCGCCTCGGTCTATACCCAGACCACCGATGTCGAGGACGAGATCAACGGGCTTTTGACCTATGACCGCGCGGTGCCGAAAGCGCCGGCGGAGGCGCTGGCAAAGATCGCCGCGCCGCTGTGGACGACTCCGGCGCCCGACTGA
- a CDS encoding class I mannose-6-phosphate isomerase, translated as MPAILLATHRVEKPWGRRELRAPFGDAPAGGEPVGEIWFQTPGDAAPDLLVKYLFTSEKLSVQVHPDDAQAHDRGLPRGKDECWLILGAEPGSTIALGTKAPVEKAKLRDSALDGSIEQLLDWKPVKAGDFFYVPSGTVHAIGAGLTLIEVQQNSETTYRLYDYGRPRELHLDDGIAVADPRPYTAYPSPGRVADDREILVDGPKFVLERLAGGARTIALPDGVTAWLIPVAGNGLADGVAFEAGECLALTGSVTIAADAGADLLLAYPGEGRLQ; from the coding sequence GTGCCAGCGATCTTGCTTGCGACTCACCGGGTGGAAAAGCCCTGGGGGCGGCGTGAATTGCGGGCCCCGTTTGGCGATGCCCCGGCGGGCGGCGAACCGGTTGGCGAAATATGGTTCCAGACGCCCGGCGACGCGGCGCCCGATCTGCTGGTCAAATATCTGTTCACCAGCGAAAAGCTGTCCGTACAGGTCCACCCCGACGACGCGCAGGCGCATGACCGCGGATTGCCGCGCGGCAAGGACGAATGCTGGCTGATCCTCGGTGCCGAGCCCGGTTCGACGATCGCGCTCGGGACGAAGGCGCCGGTCGAAAAGGCGAAGCTGCGCGACTCCGCGCTCGACGGCAGCATCGAGCAATTGCTCGATTGGAAGCCCGTCAAGGCCGGCGATTTCTTCTACGTCCCTTCGGGCACCGTTCATGCGATCGGCGCCGGACTGACGCTGATCGAGGTGCAGCAGAACAGCGAGACGACATACCGCCTCTACGATTATGGCCGCCCGCGCGAATTGCATCTGGACGACGGCATCGCGGTCGCCGACCCACGGCCCTACACCGCCTATCCGTCGCCGGGCCGGGTCGCCGACGACCGCGAGATACTCGTCGACGGTCCGAAGTTCGTGCTCGAACGGCTCGCGGGCGGCGCGCGGACAATCGCGCTTCCTGACGGCGTTACGGCGTGGCTGATCCCGGTGGCGGGCAACGGGCTCGCCGACGGCGTCGCCTTCGAAGCGGGCGAATGTCTTGCGCTCACGGGTTCGGTGACGATCGCCGCCGATGCCGGTGCCGACCTGCTGCTGGCCTATCCGGGGGAGGGGCGCCTGCAATGA
- a CDS encoding ROK family transcriptional regulator, whose amino-acid sequence MSLNFPGRDRRQSATSGPEARDARLTLSLSGTNLERAGDYNQRIVLQAIRLTEETTRSDLARVTGLTPPTIVNITKRLIDLGLVKPAGRLQGKRGQPAMRIVIDPDGAFAIGLNIDRDHITLVTLDLAGKIRSRHTREIAFALPETVVDHVRDILPGLLDEGGVDRARILGVGIALPDDLGRIALPHRPTEYDAWDGIDLGALLGEVLPWPLHADNDAASAALGEVHLGNGIALPSFFYLLISAGLGGGLVIDRSYVRGADSRSGEIWAMPDPERGKGANVQDTVSLSALYARLEAAGHHVDAPDTLLGSSPDREAVILQWLDDAADALVQPLIAVNCLINPAAILIGGRLPGKLVDGLVERLNARMTGLQLPVVAPVRRAGASDDASAIGAAIIPFLDHILPSESILMQAGR is encoded by the coding sequence ATGAGCCTCAACTTTCCGGGTCGCGACCGCCGCCAATCGGCCACGAGCGGCCCCGAGGCACGCGACGCGCGGCTGACGCTCAGCCTGTCGGGAACGAATCTCGAGCGCGCGGGCGACTATAATCAGCGGATCGTCCTTCAGGCGATCCGTCTCACCGAAGAGACGACGCGGAGCGACCTCGCGCGAGTCACCGGCCTGACACCGCCGACGATCGTCAACATCACGAAGCGGCTGATCGATCTCGGCCTCGTCAAGCCGGCCGGTCGTCTGCAGGGAAAGCGCGGCCAACCCGCGATGCGGATCGTCATCGACCCCGACGGCGCCTTTGCGATCGGCCTCAACATCGACCGCGACCACATCACGCTGGTGACGCTCGACCTCGCGGGGAAAATCCGCAGCCGTCACACGCGCGAGATCGCTTTCGCGCTTCCCGAAACGGTCGTTGACCATGTACGCGACATCCTGCCCGGACTGCTCGATGAGGGCGGGGTCGACCGGGCGCGCATCCTCGGCGTCGGGATCGCGCTTCCCGACGATCTTGGCCGCATCGCGCTGCCGCATCGGCCGACGGAATATGATGCGTGGGACGGGATCGACCTCGGCGCCCTGCTCGGCGAGGTGCTTCCCTGGCCGCTGCATGCCGACAATGACGCGGCGTCGGCGGCGCTCGGCGAAGTGCATCTCGGCAACGGTATCGCGCTGCCCAGCTTCTTCTACCTGCTGATCAGTGCGGGGCTGGGCGGAGGACTCGTCATCGATCGCAGCTATGTCCGCGGCGCCGATTCGCGTTCGGGTGAGATCTGGGCGATGCCCGACCCCGAACGCGGGAAGGGGGCGAATGTGCAGGACACGGTTTCGCTGTCGGCGCTTTACGCACGGCTCGAGGCTGCGGGGCATCACGTCGATGCCCCCGATACCCTGCTCGGCAGTTCGCCCGATCGCGAAGCGGTGATCCTGCAATGGCTCGACGATGCCGCCGATGCGCTCGTCCAGCCGTTGATCGCGGTCAACTGCCTGATCAATCCCGCCGCAATCCTGATCGGCGGGCGGCTGCCGGGTAAGTTGGTCGACGGCCTGGTCGAACGGCTCAACGCCCGGATGACGGGGCTCCAGCTTCCGGTGGTGGCACCTGTGCGACGCGCCGGGGCGTCCGACGATGCTTCGGCGATCGGCGCCGCGATCATCCCCTTCCTCGACCATATCCTGCCGTCGGAATCGATCCTGATGCAGGCGGGCCGCTGA
- a CDS encoding sugar porter family MFS transporter, translating to MTGKPDGPAFSRENPSVSPRRGVLAAAIGTAALAGLLFGFDTAVIAGVTGDLTALFALTPETLGITVSAALWGTLVGALFAGKPGDAFGSRDSLRVLAILYFVAGLGCALAPGWTSFLAFRFICGLAIGGSSVLAPVYIAEIAPPRHRGFLVGLFQLMIVTGILVAYLSNATIAGLVGGETAWRWKLGVTAAPALLFFILLFAIPNSPRWLLAKGRRDEAGMAMARIGAPTAELDRIEEALERDPPGEKLSWHRHRRPMMLAILIAMFNQLAGINAVLYYLNDIFARAGSLSPDRQAVMIGVANLVFTLAGMALIDRLGRKTLLLAGAAGMTLCLAAAAGVLFGALGTGLMLPALIGFIAFFATSQGAVIWVYISEIFPTPVRARGSALGASTHWLMNALIAGIFPVLVAWSPGAPFAIFAAAMVVQFVVVAAVFPETKGVDLDEMAQRIE from the coding sequence ATGACCGGCAAGCCCGACGGCCCAGCATTTTCCAGAGAAAATCCTTCAGTCAGCCCGCGTCGCGGCGTCCTTGCCGCCGCCATCGGAACGGCGGCGCTCGCCGGCCTGTTGTTCGGGTTCGATACCGCGGTCATCGCGGGCGTGACCGGCGACCTGACCGCTCTGTTCGCCCTCACCCCCGAAACGCTGGGCATCACCGTTTCCGCCGCGCTGTGGGGGACGCTGGTCGGCGCCTTGTTCGCCGGCAAGCCCGGCGACGCTTTCGGCAGCCGCGACAGCCTGCGCGTGCTCGCCATCCTCTATTTCGTCGCGGGACTCGGCTGCGCGCTCGCGCCGGGCTGGACCTCGTTCCTCGCCTTTCGCTTCATATGCGGGCTCGCGATCGGGGGCTCGTCGGTCCTCGCCCCCGTCTATATCGCCGAGATCGCCCCGCCGCGGCACCGCGGCTTCCTCGTCGGCCTGTTCCAGCTGATGATCGTCACCGGCATCCTCGTCGCCTATCTCAGCAACGCGACGATCGCGGGTCTGGTCGGTGGAGAGACGGCGTGGCGCTGGAAGCTCGGGGTGACCGCCGCCCCCGCCCTGCTTTTCTTCATCCTGCTCTTCGCGATCCCCAACAGCCCGCGCTGGCTGCTCGCCAAGGGACGCCGCGACGAAGCAGGCATGGCGATGGCCCGCATCGGCGCGCCGACCGCCGAACTCGACCGGATCGAAGAGGCGCTCGAACGCGATCCGCCGGGCGAGAAGCTGTCGTGGCACCGGCACCGGCGGCCGATGATGCTCGCCATCCTGATCGCGATGTTCAACCAGCTGGCGGGCATCAACGCCGTTCTCTATTATCTGAACGACATTTTCGCGCGCGCGGGGTCGCTGTCGCCCGACCGGCAAGCCGTGATGATCGGCGTCGCCAACCTGGTCTTCACGCTCGCCGGCATGGCGCTGATCGACCGCCTCGGGCGCAAGACGCTGCTGCTCGCCGGCGCGGCGGGCATGACGCTGTGCCTCGCCGCCGCGGCCGGGGTGCTGTTCGGCGCGCTCGGCACCGGCCTGATGCTGCCCGCGCTGATCGGGTTCATCGCCTTTTTCGCGACCAGCCAGGGCGCGGTCATATGGGTCTATATTTCGGAAATCTTCCCGACGCCGGTCCGTGCCCGCGGCAGCGCGCTGGGCGCCAGCACGCACTGGTTGATGAACGCGCTGATCGCCGGGATATTTCCGGTGCTCGTCGCCTGGTCACCCGGCGCGCCCTTCGCGATCTTCGCCGCCGCGATGGTTGTGCAGTTCGTCGTCGTCGCGGCGGTCTTTCCCGAAACGAAGGGCGTCGATCTCGACGAAATGGCGCAGCGGATCGAGTAA
- a CDS encoding GH92 family glycosyl hydrolase → MEKGMGSNRVQSRARRAAAAMACSAAMLALSAAAAQSPVDLANPLVGTAPLDDPAVIGNAPPPGEPVYSGQTSPGARLPHGSVEAAPVNNNIELLYPNGVPVPYYYTNPTMIGFTGGGGSTYGGGAEPFIMPVVGDWSPPPAYSQSYYDKSREKASPGYYSVYLDSFRTQAELTATRWASVMRFTFPESQRSNIIVNLPRHGGSVEVVGDRIIRGISNDKDSADGGYFVAEFSKPFAALGTFRKAPGDNEGWGIGTSDVKPGGREMTGSYAGSYVTFKTKAGEQVLVKMAHGTSFEQATQRLAAEVPGWDFDGVHKAARDTWAQLLNRVRVTGGTDKQRKLFYSTLFQSFASPRLIAQKGERFADTNGKVQTATHDRYGPVPFWDTGRNQIVLLELMEPAAVQNIMASELAMAREKGYMNTSFHGDNAVFLFLGAWERGIEFDYEAAYEYLRKNATDPKGPRGYLAEYMEQGWISDIVPDHNPSPPYAGGKAGADKTLEYAWDDYALALYAKKLGKDADYRMFLKRAGNYANVFDKSIGFMRGRTADGKWIAPFDPQEPYYNFMMKEASGWSTLWLVPHDVEGLIGLLGGRDAFNAKLDEFFTKPYNPTGICRDCTGVIGQYVHGNQPDQQAPYYYNWSGQPWKTQALVRQILEKTYASDAAGYGYPGMDDQGATSSWYALSALGFYPVDPSSQDYIIGSPLFDDASLDMGNGKTLRIVAKGNSDTNVYIQSATLDGKPWNKPWFSHDDVKDGATFVFTMGPKPNKAWGAAPGAAPPSMSRKR, encoded by the coding sequence ATGGAAAAGGGAATGGGTTCGAACCGGGTGCAATCGCGCGCGCGAAGGGCGGCCGCCGCGATGGCGTGCTCGGCGGCGATGCTGGCCCTTTCGGCGGCTGCCGCCCAATCGCCGGTCGATCTCGCCAACCCGCTCGTCGGCACCGCGCCGCTCGACGATCCCGCGGTGATCGGCAACGCGCCGCCGCCGGGCGAACCCGTCTATTCGGGACAGACCTCGCCGGGCGCTCGGCTGCCGCACGGGTCGGTCGAGGCGGCGCCGGTCAACAACAATATCGAGCTGCTCTATCCGAACGGCGTTCCCGTTCCCTATTATTACACCAACCCGACGATGATCGGTTTCACCGGCGGTGGCGGCTCGACCTATGGCGGCGGCGCCGAGCCTTTCATCATGCCCGTGGTCGGCGACTGGTCGCCGCCGCCCGCCTACAGCCAGTCATACTATGACAAGTCGCGCGAAAAGGCGTCTCCTGGCTATTATTCGGTCTATCTCGACAGCTTCCGCACGCAGGCCGAACTGACCGCGACGCGCTGGGCGAGCGTGATGCGCTTCACCTTCCCCGAAAGCCAGCGATCGAACATCATCGTCAACCTGCCGCGCCACGGCGGCTCGGTCGAGGTCGTCGGCGACCGCATCATACGCGGCATATCGAACGACAAGGACAGTGCCGACGGCGGCTATTTCGTCGCCGAATTTTCGAAGCCCTTTGCCGCGCTCGGCACCTTCCGCAAGGCGCCCGGCGACAATGAAGGCTGGGGCATCGGCACCAGCGACGTGAAACCCGGCGGGCGCGAGATGACGGGCAGCTACGCCGGCAGCTATGTGACCTTCAAAACGAAAGCCGGCGAACAGGTGCTGGTGAAGATGGCGCACGGCACCAGCTTTGAGCAGGCCACGCAGCGGCTCGCCGCCGAAGTGCCCGGCTGGGACTTCGACGGCGTTCACAAGGCGGCGCGCGATACATGGGCGCAGCTGTTGAACCGCGTGCGCGTGACGGGCGGCACCGACAAGCAGCGCAAGCTCTTCTACTCGACGCTGTTCCAATCCTTCGCCTCGCCGCGGCTGATCGCGCAGAAGGGCGAGAGGTTCGCCGACACCAATGGCAAGGTCCAGACCGCGACGCACGACCGTTACGGCCCGGTTCCCTTCTGGGACACGGGGCGCAACCAGATCGTCCTGCTCGAACTGATGGAGCCCGCGGCGGTCCAGAACATCATGGCGTCCGAACTCGCGATGGCGCGCGAGAAGGGCTATATGAACACGTCGTTCCACGGCGACAATGCGGTGTTCCTCTTCCTCGGCGCGTGGGAACGCGGCATCGAATTCGACTACGAAGCCGCCTATGAATATCTGCGCAAGAATGCGACCGATCCGAAGGGGCCGCGCGGCTATCTCGCCGAATATATGGAGCAGGGGTGGATTTCGGACATCGTGCCCGACCATAATCCCAGCCCGCCCTATGCCGGCGGCAAGGCGGGCGCCGACAAGACGCTCGAATATGCGTGGGACGATTATGCGCTCGCGCTCTACGCGAAGAAGCTCGGCAAGGACGCCGACTACCGGATGTTCCTGAAGCGCGCGGGCAATTACGCCAACGTCTTCGACAAATCGATCGGCTTCATGCGCGGGCGCACCGCCGACGGCAAATGGATCGCGCCGTTCGACCCGCAGGAACCCTATTATAATTTCATGATGAAGGAAGCGTCGGGCTGGTCGACGCTGTGGCTCGTCCCGCACGACGTAGAGGGACTGATCGGCCTCCTTGGCGGGCGCGATGCCTTCAATGCCAAGCTCGACGAGTTTTTCACCAAGCCCTATAATCCCACGGGCATCTGCCGCGACTGCACCGGCGTGATCGGCCAATATGTCCACGGCAACCAGCCCGACCAGCAGGCGCCCTATTATTACAACTGGAGCGGCCAGCCGTGGAAGACGCAGGCGCTGGTACGCCAGATCCTCGAGAAAACCTATGCCAGCGACGCCGCGGGCTATGGCTATCCCGGCATGGACGATCAGGGCGCGACCTCGTCCTGGTACGCGCTTTCGGCGCTCGGCTTTTATCCTGTCGATCCGTCGAGCCAGGATTATATCATCGGCAGCCCGCTGTTCGACGACGCCAGCCTCGACATGGGTAACGGCAAGACGCTGCGCATCGTCGCGAAGGGCAATTCGGATACGAACGTCTATATCCAGTCGGCGACGCTCGACGGCAAACCGTGGAACAAGCCGTGGTTCAGCCATGACGACGTCAAGGATGGCGCGACCTTCGTCTTCACCATGGGCCCCAAACCGAACAAGGCGTGGGGCGCCGCGCCCGGCGCCGCACCGCCTTCGATGTCGCGAAAACGCTGA